Proteins co-encoded in one Nitratireductor kimnyeongensis genomic window:
- a CDS encoding HugZ family protein: MSEGKQKDIILETDADAIRLAKTLVRVARFGALATIDPEDGAPFATRVATATDLDGASLILVSGLSAHTKGLESDPRCSLLLGEPGKGDPLAHPRLSVKAAALRLEHDSEDHARAKRRYLARHPKAKLYIDFPDFSLYRLEPKTALLNGGFARAYRLSRKELLFDSPALAGLAEAEAGAIAHMNSDHADAIENYARFFSKERSGKWQMTGIDPEGIDLALGDETRRIFFDTPLDEAAQMRHVLVAMAGQARAGLAA, encoded by the coding sequence ATGAGCGAAGGCAAACAAAAGGACATCATTCTCGAAACGGATGCGGATGCCATTCGTCTTGCGAAGACGCTTGTGCGCGTTGCGCGCTTTGGTGCGCTGGCGACAATTGATCCAGAGGATGGCGCACCCTTCGCCACCCGTGTTGCCACGGCAACTGATCTGGACGGCGCGTCGCTCATCTTGGTGTCTGGACTGTCCGCTCATACGAAGGGGCTGGAATCCGATCCACGCTGCTCCCTCCTGTTGGGCGAACCCGGCAAAGGCGACCCGCTGGCGCATCCACGCCTTTCCGTCAAGGCTGCCGCATTGCGACTGGAGCACGACAGCGAAGACCATGCGCGCGCCAAGCGTCGCTATCTCGCACGCCATCCCAAGGCCAAGCTGTATATCGATTTCCCGGATTTCTCTCTCTACCGGCTGGAGCCAAAGACGGCACTTCTCAATGGCGGTTTCGCCCGCGCCTACAGACTTTCACGCAAAGAGCTTCTGTTCGATAGCCCGGCACTTGCCGGCCTTGCCGAAGCGGAAGCTGGCGCCATCGCTCATATGAACAGCGACCACGCAGACGCGATCGAAAATTACGCCCGCTTTTTCTCGAAAGAACGATCGGGAAAATGGCAAATGACCGGGATCGATCCTGAAGGCATCGACCTGGCGCTTGGCGATGAAACCCGCCGCATCTTCTTTGACACTCCCTTGGACGAGGCAGCACAGATGCGGCATGTCCTCGTAGCGATGGCTGGACAAGCTCGTGCAGGACTAGCCGCGTGA
- a CDS encoding TrmH family RNA methyltransferase, translated as MTRNLIPIDSAEDPRIAAYRNIRERDLVGRQGRFVAEGRVVLNVLFSTSRFTAESVFLRENRVAGLFDLIERIPETVPIYTASASIMDEVAGFEIHRGILAIGRKRETSGEALLDTLPEAALVVALSGISNHDNMGSIFRNAASFGAAAVLLTDDCCDPLYRKAIRVSVGAALKLPFARFSDTATLATALHDRGYSILALSPQGKIDIAEIKRDPRHALLLGSEGHGLSEEDMKRLPTARIAMAPDFDSLNVAAASAIALHRLWCPV; from the coding sequence GTGACACGGAACCTTATCCCCATCGACAGCGCTGAAGATCCACGCATCGCAGCCTATCGCAACATCCGGGAGCGTGATCTGGTGGGTCGTCAGGGACGGTTCGTCGCCGAAGGGCGCGTCGTGCTCAACGTTCTCTTTTCTACCAGCCGGTTCACGGCAGAAAGCGTCTTCTTGCGTGAAAATCGCGTTGCGGGGCTGTTCGATCTGATCGAACGCATTCCCGAGACTGTTCCGATTTACACGGCCAGCGCTTCAATCATGGACGAGGTTGCCGGTTTCGAGATCCATCGGGGCATTCTGGCGATCGGTCGCAAGCGGGAAACAAGCGGCGAAGCGCTGCTCGATACGCTGCCTGAGGCAGCGCTGGTGGTCGCACTCTCGGGCATATCCAATCACGACAATATGGGTTCGATCTTCCGCAACGCCGCCTCTTTCGGCGCTGCCGCCGTCTTGCTCACCGATGATTGCTGTGATCCTCTCTATCGCAAGGCTATTCGTGTTTCGGTAGGCGCAGCGCTGAAACTTCCCTTTGCGCGGTTCAGCGATACAGCCACTCTTGCGACCGCGCTGCACGACCGGGGGTATTCAATTCTCGCACTGAGCCCGCAAGGAAAGATCGACATTGCAGAGATTAAGCGCGATCCGCGCCATGCATTGCTTCTTGGCAGCGAAGGGCACGGACTTTCGGAAGAGGATATGAAGCGGCTTCCCACCGCCCGGATTGCCATGGCCCCGGATTTCGACAGTCTCAACGTGGCTGCGGCTTCTGCCATTGCACTGCACCGCCTCTGGTGCCCGGTCTAA
- a CDS encoding DUF1134 domain-containing protein, whose amino-acid sequence MPARLFDWTRFIQVFLVVFAVGLGAISVTTNSARANNGYTAQEIVDAGHGFFGATTGGLAAVVEKIFSNYGLPNGYVLGEEGSGAFIGGLTYGEGLLYTKNAGDHKVFWQGPSIGWDYGGQGSRVMILVYNLNSVNDLYRRFGGVAGSAYLVAGLGFNALTNDNMILVPIRTGVGARLGVNLGYLKMTPKPTWNPF is encoded by the coding sequence ATGCCTGCACGGCTTTTTGATTGGACGCGGTTTATCCAGGTCTTTCTGGTGGTTTTCGCTGTCGGCCTGGGCGCCATCTCCGTGACCACCAATTCGGCACGGGCCAACAATGGCTACACGGCTCAGGAGATCGTTGACGCCGGACACGGGTTTTTCGGCGCCACCACGGGCGGTCTGGCAGCCGTGGTGGAGAAGATCTTCTCCAATTACGGCTTGCCGAACGGCTATGTTCTTGGCGAGGAAGGCTCCGGCGCGTTTATCGGCGGTCTGACCTATGGCGAGGGCCTGCTTTATACCAAGAACGCTGGCGACCATAAGGTTTTCTGGCAGGGACCATCTATCGGCTGGGACTATGGCGGTCAGGGGTCCCGCGTGATGATCCTCGTCTATAACCTCAATTCGGTGAATGATCTGTACCGGCGTTTCGGCGGCGTTGCGGGCTCTGCCTATCTGGTGGCTGGTCTAGGTTTCAACGCGTTGACCAACGACAACATGATTCTGGTTCCGATCCGGACTGGTGTCGGCGCTCGCCTTGGCGTCAATCTGGGGTATCTGAAGATGACACCCAAACCGACCTGGAATCCGTTCTGA
- the chpT gene encoding histidine phosphotransferase ChpT, whose translation MSELFSLSATDLAALLCSRVCHDIISPVGAINNGLELLDEGGADEDAMALIRASAVNASARLQFARIAFGAAGSAGMQIDTGDAQAVATAFIANEKPDLEWHGARALLPKNQVKLLLNLLLVANSAIPRGGKLRVYLENLESAPSFKIKAEGPMLRVPPKFLELHSGSKPEEPIDAHSVQFYYTLLLARDTGMTVNIRATADEIILAAGK comes from the coding sequence ATGTCCGAACTTTTCTCACTGAGCGCAACCGATCTCGCCGCTCTTCTGTGCAGTCGCGTATGCCACGACATCATTTCGCCGGTGGGTGCAATCAACAACGGCCTCGAACTGTTAGACGAGGGCGGCGCTGACGAAGATGCCATGGCCCTGATCCGCGCCAGCGCGGTGAACGCCTCGGCACGCCTCCAGTTTGCCCGCATTGCCTTTGGCGCCGCCGGCTCGGCAGGCATGCAGATCGATACAGGCGATGCACAGGCAGTCGCCACGGCCTTCATAGCGAACGAAAAGCCCGACCTCGAATGGCACGGCGCGCGTGCGCTTCTGCCCAAGAACCAGGTAAAGCTTTTGCTGAACCTGCTGCTCGTCGCCAATTCCGCTATTCCGCGTGGTGGCAAGCTGCGCGTTTATCTAGAAAATCTGGAAAGCGCCCCCTCCTTCAAGATCAAGGCTGAGGGGCCAATGCTGCGCGTTCCACCGAAATTTCTTGAGCTTCACTCTGGAAGCAAACCGGAAGAGCCGATCGATGCCCACAGCGTCCAGTTTTACTACACGCTGCTGCTGGCCCGCGATACAGGCATGACCGTCAATATTCGCGCCACGGCCGACGAGATTATCCTGGCTGCCGGGAAATAG
- a CDS encoding response regulator, whose protein sequence is MARCLIVDDSSVIRKVAKRILASAEMMVTEAASGQEALDLSAHDMADIIIIDSSLPDMDSSDVVRRLMALPAEFKPYILLCLAELDLGAIMRAKRAGAQGYMLKPFTRAQLLEQFREFQTAA, encoded by the coding sequence ATGGCTCGCTGCCTGATCGTCGACGATTCCAGCGTCATCCGGAAGGTCGCCAAACGGATACTTGCCAGCGCGGAAATGATGGTCACCGAGGCCGCCAGTGGGCAAGAGGCCCTCGATCTGTCCGCCCATGACATGGCCGACATCATCATTATCGATAGCTCGCTGCCGGATATGGATTCAAGCGATGTTGTTCGCCGGTTGATGGCTTTGCCCGCGGAGTTCAAGCCTTATATTCTCTTGTGTCTGGCTGAACTCGACCTCGGCGCGATCATGCGCGCGAAGCGGGCTGGTGCCCAGGGCTATATGTTGAAGCCCTTTACCCGCGCGCAATTGCTCGAACAATTCCGAGAATTTCAAACGGCCGCTTAG
- the ctrA gene encoding response regulator transcription factor CtrA, which translates to MRVLLIEDDSATAQSIELMLKSESFNVYTTDLGEEGVDLGKLYDYDIILLDLNLPDMSGYEVLRTLRLSKVKTPILILSGMAGIEDKVRGLGFGADDYMTKPFHKDELVARIHAIVRRSKGHAQSVITTGDLIVNLDAKTVEVAGQRVHLTGKEYQMLELLSLRKGTTLTKEMFLNHLYGGMDEPELKIIDVFICKLRKKLDAASGGQNFIETVWGRGYVLREPEEIRESA; encoded by the coding sequence ATGCGCGTTTTGCTGATTGAAGACGACAGTGCCACGGCACAAAGCATCGAACTGATGCTTAAGTCCGAGAGCTTCAATGTTTATACGACGGACCTCGGAGAAGAGGGTGTCGATCTGGGGAAGCTCTACGATTACGATATCATTCTGCTTGATCTCAACCTGCCGGATATGTCGGGTTACGAGGTCCTGCGGACACTGCGCCTTTCGAAAGTGAAGACGCCGATCCTCATCCTCTCCGGCATGGCTGGCATCGAGGACAAGGTGCGGGGCCTCGGGTTCGGCGCTGACGACTATATGACGAAGCCGTTCCACAAGGACGAGCTCGTGGCGCGTATTCACGCGATCGTGCGCCGCTCCAAGGGGCATGCACAGTCGGTTATCACCACCGGTGATCTGATCGTGAACCTGGACGCCAAGACGGTCGAGGTCGCTGGGCAGCGCGTCCACCTGACTGGCAAGGAATACCAGATGCTGGAGCTGCTCTCGCTCCGCAAGGGAACGACGCTCACCAAGGAAATGTTCCTGAACCATCTCTATGGTGGGATGGATGAACCGGAGTTGAAGATCATCGACGTCTTCATCTGTAAGCTTCGCAAGAAGCTTGATGCGGCGTCCGGCGGTCAGAATTTCATCGAGACGGTGTGGGGTCGCGGTTACGTGCTGCGCGAGCCCGAGGAAATTCGCGAAAGCGCCTGA
- a CDS encoding flagellar export protein FliJ produces MKPRENLVRLKQFQVNEKRRRMAQLDSMIAEFDRMAAELDAQIISEETKAGITDLNHFAYPTFAKAARLRRDNLRTSQAELVEQRKSAEAELSEAEAELAKAEALENRDGRGRQETAASRAMTG; encoded by the coding sequence ATGAAGCCGCGTGAAAACCTCGTTCGACTGAAGCAGTTTCAGGTTAATGAGAAGCGCCGCCGCATGGCACAGCTGGATTCGATGATTGCCGAGTTCGACCGCATGGCTGCGGAACTGGATGCGCAGATCATTTCAGAGGAAACGAAGGCCGGTATCACCGATCTCAATCACTTCGCCTACCCGACATTCGCCAAGGCAGCGCGTCTGCGCCGCGACAACCTGCGCACCTCGCAGGCGGAACTCGTCGAACAGCGCAAATCCGCCGAGGCGGAACTTTCCGAAGCTGAAGCCGAGCTCGCCAAGGCCGAAGCGCTTGAAAACCGCGACGGGCGCGGCCGTCAGGAGACTGCAGCCTCCCGCGCGATGACTGGCTGA
- a CDS encoding DUF1153 domain-containing protein — translation MTEMVRPRVKYVIGPDGSPLTIADLPPSNTRRWVIRRKAEVVAAVRGGLLSLEEACQRYRLTVEEFLSWQASIDDHGLAGLRTTRIQQYRH, via the coding sequence ATGACCGAAATGGTTCGACCGCGCGTAAAATATGTCATCGGCCCGGATGGCAGCCCGCTGACAATTGCGGATCTGCCGCCGAGCAATACGCGCAGGTGGGTAATCCGTCGCAAGGCGGAAGTGGTGGCCGCAGTGCGCGGTGGGCTTTTGAGTCTTGAGGAAGCCTGTCAGCGTTATCGTCTGACGGTGGAGGAATTCCTCTCATGGCAGGCGTCTATCGATGATCATGGCCTGGCGGGGCTGCGGACAACACGCATCCAGCAATATCGACATTGA
- the mnmA gene encoding tRNA 2-thiouridine(34) synthase MnmA, whose product MNSLDLPGRPQDCRIVVAMSGGVDSSVVAGILAKQGYDVVGVTLQLYDHGESAHRPGSCCAGQDIDDARRVAETLGIPHYVLNYEQRFREAVIDPFAQSYVAGETPIPCVSCNQTVKFADLLETARDLGADALATGHYIRSRANGAHRALTRPVDADRDQSYFLFATTQEQIDYLRFPLGGLSKPEVRAIAEDMGLSVATKQDSQDICFVPRGKYSDIISKLKPEAATPGEIVHLDGRKLGRHDGVMHYTIGQRRGIGVATGEPLYVVHLDADNARVIVGPREALETHKVFLRQVNWLGDGPLDELPADGMEVFAKVRSTRPPRPAVLHHADGKTWVELTEGEAGVAPGQACVLYSDEGNEARVFGGGFIERSERGREAEAQLTRLAAAAHSA is encoded by the coding sequence ATGAACAGCCTCGACCTGCCCGGACGCCCGCAGGACTGCCGAATCGTGGTGGCCATGTCAGGCGGCGTGGACTCCTCCGTCGTTGCCGGCATCCTCGCCAAACAGGGCTATGACGTCGTCGGCGTCACGCTACAGCTCTATGATCATGGCGAGTCCGCCCATCGTCCGGGCTCCTGTTGCGCCGGTCAGGACATCGATGATGCACGCCGTGTCGCAGAGACGCTGGGCATCCCCCACTATGTGTTGAATTACGAGCAGCGCTTTCGCGAGGCCGTGATCGACCCCTTCGCTCAAAGCTATGTCGCCGGCGAAACGCCGATCCCCTGCGTTTCGTGCAATCAGACCGTGAAATTCGCCGATCTTCTGGAGACGGCACGCGACCTCGGCGCCGATGCGCTCGCCACCGGCCACTATATCCGCAGCCGCGCCAATGGCGCCCACCGTGCACTGACGCGGCCGGTGGATGCAGATCGCGACCAGAGCTATTTCCTTTTCGCGACCACGCAAGAGCAAATCGACTATCTGCGTTTTCCGTTGGGCGGGCTCTCCAAACCAGAGGTGCGCGCCATTGCCGAAGACATGGGGTTGAGCGTCGCCACCAAGCAGGACAGCCAGGACATCTGCTTCGTCCCGCGGGGCAAATATTCGGACATCATCAGCAAGCTGAAGCCCGAGGCCGCGACGCCGGGTGAAATCGTGCACCTGGACGGACGCAAACTCGGCCGCCACGACGGCGTGATGCATTACACGATCGGCCAGAGGCGCGGTATCGGCGTCGCCACGGGTGAACCGCTCTACGTGGTGCATCTGGATGCTGATAATGCGCGCGTCATTGTCGGCCCGCGAGAGGCGCTGGAAACGCACAAGGTGTTCTTGCGCCAGGTGAACTGGCTGGGCGATGGGCCGCTTGACGAGTTGCCCGCAGATGGGATGGAGGTCTTTGCCAAGGTGCGTTCGACCCGCCCACCGCGCCCTGCCGTGCTGCATCACGCAGACGGCAAAACCTGGGTTGAACTGACCGAGGGCGAGGCAGGCGTCGCTCCCGGGCAGGCTTGCGTGCTTTACTCCGATGAAGGCAATGAGGCCCGCGTCTTTGGCGGTGGCTTCATCGAGCGTTCGGAAAGAGGGCGGGAAGCCGAAGCACAGCTCACACGCCTGGCAGCAGCCGCCCACAGCGCATAA